In Taeniopygia guttata chromosome 24, bTaeGut7.mat, whole genome shotgun sequence, a single genomic region encodes these proteins:
- the HINFP gene encoding histone H4 transcription factor: MAGGRGGGKAAVVLRCEWQQCSFEAEGMEEFCGHMAQHLRQHLPGEQRAQMDPLEEYTCLWQGCGFCSPASSADLVRHVYFHCYHSKLKQWGLRALQGQAGLSPCQLDFQSHNIIPDIQEDFLCLWEYCERSFDNPEWFYRHVEDHSFCSEYKAAGKENHVLLCGWKDCNCSFKGRCKLREHLRSHTQEKVVACPTCGGMFANNTKFFDHIRRQTALEQQRFQCSHCSKRFATERLLRDHMRNHVNHYKCPLCDMTCPLPSSLRNHIRFRHSEERPFKCDYCDYSCKNLIDLRKHLDTHSKEPAYRCEFEACSFSARSLCSIKLHYRKVHEGDSEPRYKCHVCDKCFTRGNNLTVHLRKKHQFKWPSGHPRFRYREHEDGYMRLQLVRYESVELTEQLLKDREKRGEALDGPNECVVLPEGEGNLQGILLEPPANPVPAESSTAELPVPPALCSAPSPEPARPSPFPGASSSSSSSSEQGASSTSSPIIRVVSRTNEQGQSETVYYVMASTEQQGTAAPALELEENVMDRLQKTAEELGIQIL, translated from the exons ATGGCGGGCGGCCGTGGCGGCGGGAAGGCGGCCGTGGTGCTGCGCTGCGAGTGGCAGCAGTGCTCGTTCGAGGCGGAGGGGATGGAGGAGTTCTGCGGGCACATGGCGCAGCACCTGCGGCAGCACCTGCCCGGAGAGCAGCGCGCCCAGATGGACCCGCTGG AGGAGTAcacctgcctgtggcagggctgtggcttcTGCTCCCCGGCGAGCTCGGCCGACCTGGTGCGCCACGTCTACTTCCACTGCTACCACAGCAAGCTGAAGCAGTGGGGGCTGCgggccctgcagggccaggcggggctcagcccctgccagctGGACTTCCAGAGCCACAACATCATCCCTGACATCCAGGAGGACTTCCTCTGCCTCTGGGAGTACTGTGAG AGGTCGTTTGACAACCCCGAGTGGTTCTACCGGCACGTGGAGGATCACAGCTTCTGCTCCGAGTAcaaggcagcagggaaggagaaccacgtgctgctctgtggctggAAAG ACTGCAACTGCAGCTTCAAGGGCCGCTGCAAGCTGCGGGAGCACCTGCGCAGCCACACGCAGGAGAAGGTGGTGGCCTGTCCCACCTGTGGGGGGATGTTTGCCAACAACACCAAGTTCTTCGACCACATCCGCCGCCAGACCGCCCTGGAGC agcagaggttccagtgctcccactgctccaagAGGTTTGCCACGGAGAGGCTGCTCCGCGACCACATGAGGAACCacg TGAACCACTACAAGTGCCCCCTGTGTGACATGACGTGCCCGCTGCCCTCCTCGCTGCGCAACCACATCCGCTTCCGACACAGCGAGGAGCGCCCCTTCAAGTGTGACTACTGTGACTACAG CTGCAAGAACCTCATTGACCTGCGGAAGCACCTGGACACGCACAGCAAGGAGCCGGCGTATCGCTGCGAGTTCGAGGCCTGCAGCTTCTCTGCACGGTCCCTCTGCTCCATCAAACTGCACTACAGGAAGGTCCACGAG GGTGACTCCGAGCCCCGGTACAAGTGCCACGTGTGTGACAAGTGCTTCACACGGGGGAACAACCTCACTGTCCACCTCAGGAAGAAGCACCAGTTCAAATGGCCCTCGGGACATCCTCGCTTCAG GTACAGGGAGCACGAGGACGGCTACATGAGGCTGCAGCTGGTGCGCTACGAGAGCGTGGAGctgacagagcagctgctcaAGGACAGGGAGAAGCGTGGCGAGGCTCTGGATGGCCCCAACGAGTGCGTGGTGCTGCCTGAGGGCGAGGGTAACCTGCAGGGCATCCTTCTGGAGCCTCCAGCAAACCCTGTCCCggcagagagcagcacagccgAGCTGCCCGtgccccctgccctgtgctctgctcccagccctgagccagcaCGGCCGAGCCCCTTCCCAGgagcttcctcctcctcctcctcctcctcagagcaaggagccagcagcaccagcagccccatCATCCGTGTGGTGAGCAGGACCAACGAGCAGGGCCAGAGTGAGACTGTCTATTACGTGatggccagcacagagcagcagggcacggcagccccggccctggagctggaggagaacGTCATGGACAggctgcagaaaacagctgaGGAGCTGGGCATCCAGATCCTGTGA